The segment ATGCGGGTATGAAGATACAATCACCCTGCCTGAGTGGAAGGGATCCGAAATCGCCTCTGATAACTCCTTCCCCCTCAACGATGACCCCTATGTAGAAGGTTTCCCTCGCGAGGGAGAGCTCACCGTTCACCTCGAGGCTTTCAGCGCTGAAGCACTTAGCTATCTCCTCGTCTATCAACCTCGTCACCCTGCCACCGGGGCTTTCCTCCGTTACCTTCGGCTCAAGCTTATATTTTCCTTCAAGTTCCTCTTCGCTCATCCCTTCATACTCGAAGACTTTAAGAGCTGTTTCCATCCCCAGCCCCATACTGCATTCCTCCTCGGTTAACACCGCTCCGCCGCTCCCCCTCCTTTCAACCAGCACGACGAAGTCCGTGGGCTCCTGAACCTCCACCATAAAAACGCCGGGACCGATGGCGTGAGGCACTCTACTTTTGACGAGATATACATCTCCGGGTTGAACGGGGATCCTATGTAGATAGCTCTCCATCGCCGGCACATCTTGTCTCACAACGGCCTCTTTGAATCCTTCCTCGCTCACGCTTGGCTTGAATCCGAGCAGGATATATGGGGGTTCA is part of the Candidatus Poribacteria bacterium genome and harbors:
- a CDS encoding class I mannose-6-phosphate isomerase, which codes for MRKINSPLKCLPNRVWRSYLGGRLIDELRGKPNPKDGNYPEEWAASITRAINGPGHPPDEGLSKVVWEGETVTLLDLIHRFPQDMLGERHLSRFGETTALLVKLLDSAERLQIQAHPDKSFARRYLNSDYGKTESWIILRVREDMPEPPYILLGFKPSVSEEGFKEAVVRQDVPAMESYLHRIPVQPGDVYLVKSRVPHAIGPGVFMVEVQEPTDFVVLVERRGSGGAVLTEEECSMGLGMETALKVFEYEGMSEEELEGKYKLEPKVTEESPGGRVTRLIDEEIAKCFSAESLEVNGELSLARETFYIGVIVEGEGVIRGDFGSLPLRQGDCIFIPASLEEHEYRGRMKLIACYPPTRGIERT